In the genome of uncultured Pseudodesulfovibrio sp., one region contains:
- a CDS encoding TMEM165/GDT1 family protein, with amino-acid sequence MDWKLLATTFGTLFVAELGDKTQLACMLMTAKTQKPWTVFLGSSLALVLVSFLGVMFAQFICQYVPTDIIKKIAAVAFVVMGCLIFFDKI; translated from the coding sequence ATGGATTGGAAATTGCTTGCCACCACCTTCGGCACGCTGTTCGTGGCCGAACTCGGCGACAAGACGCAGCTTGCCTGCATGCTCATGACGGCCAAGACCCAGAAACCCTGGACAGTGTTTCTCGGTTCGTCCCTGGCCCTTGTTCTGGTCAGTTTTCTGGGGGTCATGTTCGCCCAGTTTATCTGTCAGTACGTGCCCACGGACATCATCAAAAAGATCGCCGCCGTCGCCTTCGTGGTCATGGGCTGTCTGATCTTCTTTGATAAGATTTGA
- a CDS encoding HDOD domain-containing protein, with the protein MDEDLKTQVKGEILQVKDLPTLPNVLDKITQLVEDPEASTEAIAKVIATDQVLSAKVLKMVNSPIYGFPGRISSIQHALVLLGFNVVRGIIISTSVFDMMVQAMKGLWEHSLGCATACNIIARRAGFEDPEEYAVAGLLHDLGKVVTAVQLPDTHAAILETVKAKDLTYFQSEKDVLGFGHDRINAWLARHWGLPPNIREAMTRHHAPQLAEFYKPMSCVVHIGDFLVRLLEFGNSGDDQTAYLRPEALIELKFRMSDLDKVMDEMGGQLLEVSDLTF; encoded by the coding sequence ATGGACGAGGACCTGAAAACACAGGTCAAAGGGGAGATCCTTCAGGTCAAGGACCTGCCGACACTGCCCAATGTCCTGGATAAGATCACCCAGTTAGTGGAAGACCCTGAGGCCTCGACCGAGGCCATTGCCAAGGTCATCGCCACGGACCAGGTCTTGTCCGCCAAGGTGCTCAAGATGGTCAATTCGCCCATCTACGGTTTCCCCGGCCGGATCAGCTCCATCCAGCACGCACTGGTGCTGCTCGGCTTCAACGTGGTCAGGGGCATCATCATCTCCACTTCGGTCTTCGACATGATGGTCCAGGCCATGAAGGGGTTGTGGGAGCATTCCTTGGGTTGCGCCACGGCCTGCAACATCATTGCCCGTCGCGCCGGGTTCGAGGACCCGGAGGAGTATGCCGTGGCCGGGTTGCTTCATGATTTGGGCAAGGTCGTCACGGCCGTCCAGTTGCCGGATACCCACGCGGCCATTCTCGAGACGGTGAAGGCCAAGGACTTGACCTATTTCCAATCAGAGAAAGACGTCCTCGGTTTCGGCCACGATCGCATCAACGCCTGGCTCGCCCGTCATTGGGGCCTGCCCCCGAATATCCGCGAAGCCATGACCCGTCATCACGCGCCGCAACTGGCCGAGTTCTACAAGCCCATGTCCTGCGTGGTCCACATCGGGGATTTTCTGGTTCGCCTGTTGGAGTTCGGCAACTCCGGCGATGATCAGACCGCCTATCTCCGGCCAGAGGCTCTCATCGAACTCAAGTTCCGCATGAGCGATTTGGACAAGGTTATGGACGAAATGGGCGGTCAGCTGCTCGAAGTGTCCGATTTGACCTTCTAA
- a CDS encoding methyl-accepting chemotaxis protein, translating to MLSFIRRRLSLKLLIPLCLVIVAGIGGLVYYVTESTFGMAYSATESTAQEQAVSAARSLSMFLTDQRSMARILARNPDMLAAVEDMPEAAQQACNAIVKSNPNVWGVEVFNAKGQVKAGANSNDVKMVGLFVASRHFAKEVLKGNDTGVMDKSIVSDRKSGAHIFSISYPIRDNEGQVQGGVVLFCSWDAFVKQFVAPIHIGRNGYGFVLDSDGRFIHHPDEKQFRKDASGYEFVKLAMEKKEGIVEYEWEGARKFLAVSQDPVTGWFVCMSASVKDIAATAARQGQVMQMVGLGLILVVMLLVHLMLAIFVFRPVKRTVAMAEETAHGDLAKVYEKNENGDEIASMQSALIDIRRTVRAMTGNFAEVARRIERGHFHERGNAEGFEGDFAGLINGTNYMIDGMVNLLEELPLPLMAISKDHTILFMNKAGAALGGLELEELKGMTCSDYFLTGDCNPEKCACDKAMRGGEMVFSNTEAHPGTRSMEIDYFGMPLLDENGEVLGAVKVIMDQTEIRRVQRDMLETATQADSVATMLSAASQELAAQVEQTTQGAERQQAMSADVASAMEQMNATVLEIARNASNAAKNADEMRDNAVRGGEVVSAVVGSIEQLRERAGLVDRNIRDLGKEVEAIGAIMTVISDIADQTNLLALNAAIEAARAGDAGRGFAVVADEVRKLAEKTMNATQEVGGAIKSIQAGTRRNLAAFQSATEAIDESTALAAKAGAALDDILKVVKVADDQIRSIATASEEQAATTSEVSRSVEEVNEVSNGIAGAMTESTTAVSDLARLAEELKQITTRIGQDDD from the coding sequence ATGCTTTCTTTCATTCGGCGGCGGCTTTCACTCAAGCTGCTCATTCCTCTTTGCCTGGTCATCGTGGCGGGTATCGGTGGCCTGGTTTACTACGTTACCGAGTCCACCTTTGGGATGGCCTATTCTGCGACCGAGAGTACGGCGCAGGAGCAGGCTGTGTCTGCGGCGCGTTCCCTGAGCATGTTTCTTACGGATCAGCGTTCCATGGCACGGATACTCGCCCGGAACCCTGACATGCTGGCAGCTGTTGAGGATATGCCCGAGGCAGCCCAGCAGGCCTGCAATGCCATCGTCAAGTCCAACCCCAACGTCTGGGGTGTTGAAGTCTTCAATGCCAAGGGGCAGGTCAAGGCCGGGGCCAACAGCAACGACGTCAAGATGGTCGGCCTTTTTGTCGCGTCCAGGCATTTTGCCAAGGAAGTACTCAAGGGCAACGACACCGGCGTCATGGACAAAAGCATTGTCTCGGATAGAAAGTCCGGGGCGCACATCTTCAGCATAAGCTACCCTATCCGTGACAACGAGGGGCAGGTGCAGGGCGGCGTCGTCCTGTTTTGTTCCTGGGACGCTTTCGTGAAGCAGTTCGTGGCTCCGATCCATATCGGGCGCAACGGCTACGGCTTTGTCTTGGACAGTGACGGCCGCTTCATCCACCACCCTGACGAAAAGCAGTTCCGCAAGGATGCCAGCGGCTATGAATTCGTCAAGCTGGCCATGGAGAAGAAGGAAGGGATTGTCGAGTACGAATGGGAAGGCGCCCGGAAATTCCTGGCCGTGTCCCAGGATCCCGTTACCGGCTGGTTCGTGTGCATGAGCGCTTCGGTCAAAGACATCGCCGCGACGGCTGCCCGTCAGGGCCAGGTCATGCAGATGGTCGGGCTCGGGTTGATCCTCGTCGTCATGCTGCTGGTTCACCTCATGCTGGCCATATTCGTGTTCCGCCCGGTAAAAAGGACCGTGGCCATGGCCGAGGAAACGGCCCACGGCGATCTGGCCAAGGTTTACGAGAAGAATGAGAACGGGGACGAGATCGCTAGCATGCAATCCGCGCTCATCGACATCCGCCGGACCGTGCGCGCCATGACCGGCAACTTCGCCGAGGTGGCCCGCCGTATCGAGCGCGGCCATTTCCATGAGCGGGGCAATGCCGAAGGTTTCGAGGGCGATTTCGCGGGACTTATAAACGGCACCAACTACATGATCGACGGCATGGTGAATCTGCTTGAGGAGCTGCCTTTGCCGCTCATGGCCATTTCCAAGGACCACACCATACTGTTCATGAACAAGGCGGGCGCGGCTCTGGGCGGGCTTGAGCTGGAAGAACTCAAGGGCATGACCTGCTCGGATTATTTCCTGACCGGTGACTGCAACCCGGAGAAGTGCGCTTGCGACAAGGCCATGCGCGGTGGAGAGATGGTTTTCTCCAACACCGAGGCGCACCCCGGAACGCGGTCCATGGAGATCGATTATTTCGGTATGCCGCTTCTGGACGAGAATGGCGAAGTTCTCGGCGCGGTCAAGGTCATCATGGATCAGACCGAAATCCGCCGGGTTCAGCGCGATATGCTTGAAACCGCCACCCAGGCCGACTCGGTAGCCACCATGTTGTCCGCCGCTTCTCAGGAGCTGGCCGCCCAGGTGGAGCAGACCACCCAGGGGGCGGAACGGCAGCAGGCCATGTCCGCGGATGTGGCCTCGGCCATGGAGCAGATGAACGCCACTGTGCTCGAGATCGCACGGAACGCATCCAACGCAGCCAAGAATGCGGATGAGATGCGAGACAATGCGGTCCGGGGCGGAGAGGTGGTTTCGGCCGTGGTCGGTTCCATCGAACAGTTACGTGAACGCGCCGGATTGGTGGACCGCAACATTCGCGACCTCGGCAAAGAGGTCGAGGCCATCGGCGCGATTATGACCGTGATTTCCGACATTGCGGACCAGACCAACCTGCTGGCGCTCAATGCCGCCATCGAGGCAGCCCGTGCGGGCGACGCAGGGCGAGGATTCGCCGTGGTCGCGGACGAGGTTCGCAAGCTGGCTGAAAAGACCATGAACGCCACCCAGGAAGTGGGCGGAGCCATCAAGTCCATCCAGGCCGGTACCCGCCGCAACCTGGCCGCCTTCCAGAGCGCTACCGAGGCCATCGACGAGTCCACGGCCCTGGCCGCCAAGGCTGGTGCGGCCCTGGACGACATCCTCAAGGTGGTCAAGGTGGCTGATGACCAGATCCGCAGTATCGCCACCGCCTCCGAGGAGCAGGCCGCGACAACTTCCGAAGTCAGCCGCAGCGTGGAGGAGGTCAACGAGGTGTCCAACGGCATAGCCGGGGCCATGACTGAATCGACCACTGCCGTGAGCGATCTGGCCCGGCTCGCCGAAGAGCTCAAGCAGATCACCACGCGCATCGGCCAGGACGACGACTAA